One part of the Salinivirga cyanobacteriivorans genome encodes these proteins:
- a CDS encoding glycosyltransferase: MKVLILGIPGSGFMQDLFKELHKQEQGPEIYFYNPFGKQEEVIKYEPEILENNSKINNAYKGGKRSVLLQLYKSAIILKGALMKHKFDVVHIFFLHIFYVFIFRSIRRNTKSIVITIFGSDFYRNNSWAKKVKGTLLRRADKITTTNPQTAEDLFRYYNSLNPAKQHIIRFGNSNLSIIDRYKNLKDRERLAHTLKLPMDKKIIVVGYSANYVHQHIKILEQINKIDEKLKDEVCLVFPLTYGNHKASIANEIENYLRNSTFSYRLIDDFLSVEELAGLRVVTDVFISLPLSDQLSRTLKESIYAGNIVITGSWLPYRILNDAGVDYFKIDNLSKLPLLLSDLLNENSNYQIDREKNKRIIAQDSQWSKKIIDWLALYDIQG, from the coding sequence GTGAAAGTACTGATATTGGGGATTCCGGGTAGTGGATTTATGCAAGACCTCTTTAAAGAATTACATAAGCAGGAGCAAGGGCCTGAGATTTATTTTTATAATCCCTTTGGAAAGCAAGAAGAGGTAATAAAATACGAACCCGAAATATTAGAGAACAATTCAAAAATAAACAATGCATATAAGGGGGGTAAAAGATCGGTTTTATTACAGCTTTATAAAAGTGCAATTATTTTGAAAGGAGCTTTGATGAAGCATAAATTTGATGTGGTACATATCTTTTTTTTACATATTTTCTATGTTTTCATCTTTAGGTCAATTCGCAGAAATACAAAAAGTATAGTTATAACGATATTTGGTTCAGACTTTTATAGGAATAACTCATGGGCTAAAAAAGTTAAGGGAACCCTTCTAAGGCGTGCTGATAAAATTACAACTACGAATCCTCAAACAGCAGAAGATCTATTCAGGTACTATAATTCACTTAATCCCGCCAAACAACATATAATTCGCTTTGGGAACAGTAATTTATCCATTATTGATAGATACAAAAACCTGAAGGATAGGGAGCGATTGGCACATACTCTAAAATTACCAATGGACAAGAAAATTATAGTGGTTGGTTATTCTGCAAATTATGTACACCAGCACATCAAAATTTTAGAGCAAATAAATAAGATTGATGAGAAGCTAAAAGATGAGGTTTGCCTGGTTTTTCCGCTAACCTACGGTAATCATAAAGCTTCTATAGCGAATGAAATAGAGAATTACTTAAGAAATAGTACCTTTTCATACAGATTAATAGATGATTTTCTTTCTGTTGAGGAACTTGCTGGTTTACGGGTTGTGACAGATGTGTTTATTTCACTTCCCTTATCAGACCAGTTGTCACGTACATTAAAAGAGAGTATTTATGCTGGAAATATTGTTATTACAGGCAGCTGGTTACCATACAGAATATTGAATGATGCAGGGGTTGATTACTTTAAAATTGATAATTTGTCAAAATTACCATTACTACTTTCTGATCTACTCAATGAAAATTCTAATTACCAGATTGATAGAGAAAAAAACAAAAGAATTATAGCGCAAGATTCGCAGTGGAGTAAAAAAATAATAGATTGGCTTGCCCTGTACGATATTCAAGGCTAG
- a CDS encoding polysaccharide deacetylase family protein, translating into MYHGVYENDGDYFRASHTPVNLFKKQIQYLRKHFDIISVEEAFEYYKKGTPLKRQSVTITFDDGFKNNLETALPILEHYRAPATFYLSGVCLEEMKIHTLWSLLFNALYFFYPNPDLSEFLAPGTHNPKTLFKYLRGNGAAVEKFTDYILQNFDIAEKLNKTPKEGWMLLRKEEVSEMLTSDFVTLGSHGERHLMLSELNEAELNYELTQSQKKLIEICRKPVNTIAFPFGGYNTHVKKMAFETGYDMQLAVNYKNNADHQDQLIMSRYGVPTNTTFASTAFFINQAFRRMGVDLGH; encoded by the coding sequence ATGTATCATGGAGTTTATGAGAACGATGGTGATTATTTTAGAGCTTCGCATACTCCAGTAAATCTTTTTAAAAAACAAATTCAGTATTTACGAAAGCATTTTGATATTATTTCTGTTGAAGAAGCTTTTGAATATTATAAAAAAGGGACGCCTCTAAAACGTCAATCTGTAACTATTACTTTTGATGATGGTTTTAAAAATAATTTGGAAACAGCATTACCCATTTTGGAGCACTACAGGGCACCTGCAACATTTTATTTGTCAGGTGTTTGCCTCGAAGAGATGAAAATACATACACTTTGGTCATTATTGTTTAATGCACTTTACTTCTTTTACCCGAATCCTGATTTGTCAGAATTTTTAGCACCTGGAACGCACAACCCCAAAACGCTTTTTAAATATCTGCGAGGTAATGGAGCCGCAGTAGAAAAATTTACAGATTACATACTGCAAAATTTCGATATAGCTGAAAAACTTAATAAGACCCCAAAAGAGGGGTGGATGTTACTTCGAAAAGAGGAAGTTTCAGAAATGTTAACTTCTGATTTTGTTACCTTAGGATCACATGGCGAACGCCATTTAATGCTGAGTGAATTAAATGAGGCCGAATTGAATTACGAATTAACTCAATCACAAAAGAAATTAATTGAAATCTGCAGAAAACCCGTTAATACAATTGCTTTTCCATTTGGTGGATATAATACACATGTGAAGAAAATGGCTTTTGAAACTGGATACGATATGCAACTAGCGGTTAATTATAAAAATAATGCTGACCATCAGGATCAGCTTATTATGAGTAGGTATGGTGTACCTACAAATACAACTTTTGCTTCTACAGCTTTTTTTATCAACCAGGCTTTCCGAAGAATGGGTGTTGATTTAGGTCATTAA
- a CDS encoding LegC family aminotransferase: MEELFGKTIAYIRELYNSKDEFIPLHTPSFNGNEKKYLNECIDSTFVSSVGQYVDKFEQMMANYTGAQYAVGVINGTAALHIALLLANVRSNDEVITQPVSFIATTNAIKYTGAQPVFVDIDLDTLGLSAEKLESFLRNQTLKGKDGYRYNKKTKKRVKACVPMHTYGHPCKIDEIKSICKNYNLTLIEDAAESIGSFYKEKHTGTFGEMGVFSFNGNKTITTGGGGMLVTNDASLAKKAKHLTTQAKTAHPWEYNHDEVGYNYRLINICAALGVAQLENIDEIVENKRQTAELYSNFFKHSDITFFSEPIQAKSNYWLNLLLLQNKQQRDDFLKITNENGIMTRPVWTLHYKLPMFKENEKYFTENSELLEKIAVNIPSSIRRK; encoded by the coding sequence ATGGAAGAACTTTTTGGAAAAACAATTGCATATATCCGCGAGTTATATAACTCCAAAGATGAATTTATTCCCCTACACACTCCATCCTTTAACGGGAATGAAAAAAAATATTTAAATGAGTGTATAGACTCTACCTTTGTTTCCAGTGTAGGTCAGTATGTGGATAAATTTGAGCAAATGATGGCCAACTATACGGGTGCACAATATGCCGTAGGCGTCATAAACGGAACAGCAGCGTTGCATATTGCGCTTTTGCTTGCAAACGTGAGATCTAACGATGAAGTTATAACACAACCTGTATCGTTCATAGCCACGACCAATGCCATTAAATACACAGGTGCACAACCAGTATTTGTAGATATTGACTTAGATACACTGGGCCTTTCAGCTGAAAAACTCGAAAGTTTTTTGCGCAATCAAACTTTAAAAGGAAAAGACGGATACCGATACAATAAGAAAACAAAAAAAAGAGTCAAGGCCTGCGTACCCATGCATACCTACGGACATCCGTGCAAAATCGATGAAATTAAATCAATTTGTAAAAATTACAACCTTACTCTTATCGAAGATGCTGCTGAGTCGATTGGTTCATTTTATAAAGAGAAACACACAGGCACTTTCGGTGAAATGGGCGTTTTTAGTTTTAATGGTAATAAAACCATTACAACAGGTGGTGGTGGCATGCTGGTGACAAACGATGCTTCGCTCGCAAAAAAGGCCAAACATTTAACCACACAAGCAAAAACAGCTCATCCCTGGGAATATAACCACGATGAAGTAGGCTATAATTACCGGTTAATTAACATTTGTGCAGCTCTCGGAGTGGCGCAACTTGAAAATATCGATGAAATAGTAGAAAATAAGCGCCAAACAGCAGAGCTTTACAGTAACTTTTTTAAGCACTCCGATATTACATTTTTCTCAGAACCCATACAAGCAAAATCTAACTACTGGTTAAATCTGCTATTATTGCAAAACAAGCAACAACGTGATGATTTTTTGAAGATAACCAATGAAAATGGAATAATGACCCGCCCGGTATGGACTCTTCATTATAAATTACCAATGTTTAAAGAGAATGAAAAATATTTTACTGAAAACTCTGAGCTCCTTGAAAAAATAGCTGTAAATATTCCTAGTTCAATAAGAAGAAAGTAA
- a CDS encoding lipid II:glycine glycyltransferase FemX, whose protein sequence is MSHYEVLSTEKAEAWRKKHNRLPENQQDTYFTPDYYALYEHLGDGKAQCFVFEKNGEIALYPFLINSVNNKGYELADEYFDIQGAYGYNGIISSDHSEAFKTEFFKNLDEYCTQNNIIAEFNRFHPVMDNVSFSKKHRKIIFDRSTVTIDLEQEFEEIKREFSSSTKRALKKAYKNNLKPHVYHAKEMPIQRFKELYRKTMERVNSVPYLFFNDAYFEHLFRLQNLDMITVEYEKKIIASAVCFYSNNFYHYHLGASDEEYLNMRPNNMIFESMIKQGKEKNCKYLHLGGGNSGDENDGLYKFKKGFSKLSTDFYIGKKIHNQEIYESVIHQWKTMHPESFTKFNHRILGYRDI, encoded by the coding sequence ATGAGTCATTACGAAGTTCTAAGTACAGAAAAGGCAGAAGCATGGAGAAAAAAACACAACAGACTACCTGAAAACCAACAGGATACATACTTCACACCAGATTATTATGCGTTATATGAACATCTTGGCGATGGAAAGGCACAATGTTTTGTTTTTGAAAAAAACGGAGAAATAGCGCTCTACCCTTTTTTAATAAATTCAGTGAACAATAAAGGCTATGAGCTCGCTGACGAATATTTTGATATTCAGGGAGCTTATGGTTACAATGGTATTATTAGTTCAGACCACTCCGAAGCATTTAAAACTGAGTTTTTTAAAAATTTAGATGAGTATTGTACTCAAAATAATATTATTGCAGAGTTTAACCGTTTCCACCCGGTTATGGATAACGTGTCATTTTCAAAAAAACACAGAAAAATTATTTTTGACCGCAGCACCGTAACCATTGATTTAGAACAAGAATTTGAAGAGATAAAGCGTGAGTTTAGCAGCTCAACAAAACGAGCATTAAAAAAGGCCTATAAAAATAATTTAAAACCGCACGTATATCATGCAAAAGAAATGCCCATTCAACGTTTCAAAGAACTATACCGTAAGACGATGGAAAGGGTGAATTCAGTTCCTTACTTGTTCTTTAATGATGCCTATTTTGAGCATTTATTTCGGTTGCAGAACCTGGACATGATCACTGTAGAATACGAAAAAAAAATAATTGCAAGTGCTGTGTGTTTTTATTCCAATAATTTTTATCATTACCATTTGGGAGCTTCAGACGAGGAATATCTTAACATGCGCCCTAATAATATGATATTTGAAAGCATGATAAAGCAGGGGAAAGAAAAAAACTGTAAATATTTGCATTTAGGAGGTGGTAATTCTGGTGACGAAAACGATGGGTTATATAAATTTAAAAAAGGCTTCTCGAAACTGTCAACAGACTTTTACATTGGCAAAAAGATACACAATCAGGAAATTTATGAATCTGTAATTCATCAATGGAAAACAATGCATCCGGAATCTTTTACAAAGTTCAACCACAGAATACTCGGTTATCGTGATATATAA
- a CDS encoding YfhO family protein yields the protein MEKQNMQQILKRIFPHVVAVGLFLIISYAYFSPQLEGKKLQSGDVANFKGAAKEIMDYRAETGEEALWTNRMFGGMPAYLISVKVRTNVFLYINKLLQIGDRPASYLFVCLLGFYLALLIFGVNPWLSMAGAIAYAFSSYFFIILAAGHMTKAVALTYMPAVIAGVYSTYRKKMWLGAAVTALFLGLQIKASHPQITYYTGMAVLIFVIFEFVSSIRKKQITNYLKKSALLLGVAVLALGSDIPHLWMTYEYGEYSIRGESELSDKTGNQTAGLDKDYITAWSYGVDETLTVLIPNFMGGSSHGSLDKDSETYKWLTGMTSPAQARQYIKALPLYYGDQPFTSGPVYFGAVVMLLFVFSLFVLRGPVKWWLIVATLLSLFLAWGRNFMWFTDLFIEYFPGYNKFRTVSMTLVIAQVTVPLMGLLAIKKIMDEKISKEKIIEWLKYSLYIVGGIALIFSIFPGLLTDFSNPADQQSLQNQAFINAIEADRKNLLRGDAFRSLVFVILTAILLWAFVTEKLKRTFFFAALGLLFIVDMWPVNKRYINNDNFVKAREIKQPYKPNTADQQILQENSMHYRVFNTTARLDQDARTSYFHNSLGGYHGAKMQRYQEMIDRHIGQGNMDVINMLNAKYFITSQNNQKIAQRNPGALGNAWFVNKVKLVENADAEIAALNDFDPTKTAIVDQRFSNHVADSYAIDSAASIKLTSYSPKKLEYKTKSKTKQLAVFSEVYYPAGWEASIDGKPAKHIRVNYILRALEIPAGEHSVTFEFRPQSYYAGRNISLASSIILILFVIGVFGVEIRSYFRKEKE from the coding sequence ATGGAAAAGCAAAACATGCAACAAATATTAAAGCGTATTTTCCCACATGTGGTGGCTGTAGGTTTATTTCTCATAATTTCTTATGCCTACTTTTCGCCCCAACTAGAGGGGAAAAAACTTCAATCTGGTGATGTTGCCAATTTTAAGGGAGCGGCAAAAGAAATCATGGATTACCGGGCCGAAACAGGTGAAGAAGCATTGTGGACCAACCGAATGTTTGGCGGCATGCCAGCTTACCTCATTTCAGTGAAAGTAAGAACAAATGTTTTTTTGTATATCAATAAGCTTTTGCAAATAGGAGACAGACCTGCAAGTTATCTTTTTGTGTGCTTGCTTGGTTTTTATTTAGCCCTGCTGATTTTTGGCGTAAATCCATGGTTAAGCATGGCCGGAGCAATTGCATATGCTTTTTCATCGTATTTTTTCATAATTCTGGCAGCAGGGCACATGACAAAAGCGGTGGCCCTTACCTACATGCCTGCAGTTATTGCCGGGGTGTACAGTACTTATCGAAAGAAAATGTGGCTCGGGGCGGCAGTTACAGCACTTTTCCTGGGCCTGCAGATTAAGGCATCTCACCCCCAAATAACTTACTATACAGGCATGGCAGTGCTTATATTTGTAATTTTTGAATTCGTATCATCAATTCGAAAAAAACAAATAACAAATTATCTTAAAAAATCAGCCCTGTTACTTGGCGTGGCAGTGCTGGCTCTGGGTAGTGATATTCCTCACCTCTGGATGACCTATGAATACGGAGAATATTCAATTCGGGGTGAGTCAGAATTATCTGATAAAACCGGTAACCAAACTGCAGGGCTCGATAAAGATTACATTACCGCCTGGTCATATGGAGTTGACGAAACACTTACCGTACTGATTCCTAACTTTATGGGAGGGTCTTCGCATGGCAGCCTTGATAAGGACTCAGAAACCTACAAATGGCTCACCGGAATGACAAGTCCGGCACAAGCAAGACAATACATTAAAGCGCTACCGCTGTATTATGGAGATCAGCCTTTTACATCGGGGCCGGTTTATTTTGGGGCGGTGGTAATGCTGCTTTTTGTGTTTTCCCTTTTTGTATTGCGTGGTCCGGTTAAATGGTGGCTGATAGTTGCAACTCTGCTATCGCTATTTTTGGCCTGGGGGCGTAATTTCATGTGGTTTACTGATCTGTTTATCGAATACTTCCCGGGATACAATAAATTCAGAACGGTTAGTATGACTTTAGTTATTGCACAGGTTACTGTTCCGCTTATGGGACTGCTGGCAATTAAAAAAATAATGGATGAAAAAATCAGCAAGGAAAAGATAATCGAATGGCTTAAATACTCACTCTATATCGTTGGTGGAATAGCATTAATTTTTTCGATATTCCCTGGCTTACTGACAGACTTTAGCAATCCGGCCGACCAGCAATCATTGCAAAACCAGGCATTTATAAATGCAATAGAGGCCGATCGAAAGAACCTGCTTCGTGGAGATGCTTTCCGCTCGTTGGTTTTTGTAATATTGACGGCTATTTTGCTATGGGCATTTGTAACAGAAAAGCTTAAAAGAACTTTCTTTTTTGCTGCCTTAGGGCTGTTATTTATTGTAGATATGTGGCCCGTCAACAAACGATACATCAACAATGATAATTTTGTGAAAGCACGCGAAATTAAGCAACCATATAAACCAAATACAGCTGACCAGCAAATACTCCAGGAAAATAGTATGCATTACCGGGTATTTAATACCACGGCCAGGCTCGATCAGGATGCACGCACCTCATATTTTCATAACAGCCTTGGTGGCTACCACGGAGCAAAAATGCAGCGCTACCAGGAAATGATTGACAGGCACATTGGGCAGGGCAACATGGATGTGATTAACATGCTAAATGCCAAATACTTTATTACTTCACAGAATAATCAGAAAATTGCGCAACGAAATCCGGGAGCCCTTGGCAATGCCTGGTTCGTAAATAAAGTAAAACTCGTAGAAAACGCTGATGCAGAAATTGCCGCACTAAACGACTTTGATCCGACGAAAACGGCCATTGTTGACCAACGTTTCAGCAACCATGTAGCTGACTCATACGCAATTGACTCTGCAGCAAGCATCAAACTTACCAGCTACAGCCCTAAAAAACTGGAATACAAAACCAAATCAAAAACAAAGCAGCTGGCGGTATTCTCTGAAGTATATTACCCTGCAGGTTGGGAAGCTTCCATTGATGGAAAGCCTGCAAAACACATTCGTGTTAATTACATATTACGGGCGCTTGAAATACCAGCAGGCGAACACTCGGTTACATTCGAATTCAGACCACAATCATATTATGCCGGCCGCAATATTTCGCTGGCCAGTTCTATAATTCTTATTTTATTTGTAATTGGGGTTTTCGGAGTTGAAATTCGCAGCTATTTTAGAAAAGAGAAAGAATAA
- a CDS encoding sulfotransferase domain-containing protein: MNLSFKNVLLVNGTPRSGTTWLGQIIDSSPHVRYKYQPLFSNTFKERITLQSSENEVNHFFEEVYNTKDDFLDREKEKKHNIHQRFEQKNTSPDVLSIKHVRYHYLLPYLLKQIDNLKVCAIIRNPCATLNSWRKAPKEFREVDGNFNEQWYFAQQRDRFKPGEYFGFHKWKEAVMIFLTIKKWYPERVHLLQYESLVHKTMEEVKRLFDFAELKITDQTNDFLKRTLNEHNDDTYSVFKGKKQTEDWKQELDPSIIEQIYRELKETPLEVFLK; this comes from the coding sequence ATGAATTTGTCATTTAAGAATGTATTATTGGTTAACGGCACACCACGCTCAGGAACAACATGGCTAGGTCAAATAATAGACAGCTCACCCCACGTTCGTTATAAATACCAACCACTTTTCAGTAATACTTTCAAAGAGCGTATAACTTTGCAGTCAAGCGAAAATGAAGTTAACCATTTTTTTGAGGAGGTTTACAACACCAAAGATGATTTTCTTGACAGAGAAAAAGAAAAAAAACACAACATACATCAACGATTTGAACAAAAAAATACATCACCGGATGTGTTGAGTATAAAACATGTGCGCTACCATTATTTACTTCCTTACTTATTAAAACAAATTGATAATCTAAAGGTATGTGCAATTATAAGAAACCCCTGTGCAACATTAAATTCATGGAGAAAAGCACCAAAAGAGTTCCGTGAAGTCGACGGAAATTTTAATGAACAATGGTATTTCGCACAACAACGCGATCGGTTTAAACCCGGAGAATATTTTGGTTTTCACAAGTGGAAAGAAGCTGTAATGATATTTTTAACCATAAAAAAGTGGTATCCTGAGAGGGTTCATTTACTACAATATGAGTCATTGGTACACAAAACAATGGAAGAGGTAAAGAGACTTTTTGACTTTGCTGAACTTAAAATTACCGATCAAACCAATGATTTTTTGAAACGCACACTAAATGAGCACAATGATGATACTTACAGCGTATTTAAGGGAAAAAAACAAACAGAAGACTGGAAGCAAGAACTAGATCCCAGTATTATTGAGCAAATATACCGTGAGTTAAAAGAAACTCCGCTTGAAGTATTCCTTAAATAA
- a CDS encoding CGGC domain-containing protein, which yields MTKIGIIICARYKLCGGGKCFRSMREHTGGFAKYPKNEKLELVGYTNCGGCPGGNVEYAPQEMIKNGADVIHLATGMVVGYPPCPHLRKFKEFIESYYNIPVEIGTHPIPMKYLKAHENLSFWQASKMDEIAGHLISESPAIMEQYN from the coding sequence ATGACTAAAATAGGTATTATAATTTGTGCAAGATATAAATTGTGTGGGGGAGGAAAATGTTTTCGATCAATGCGTGAGCACACCGGAGGGTTTGCAAAGTATCCTAAAAATGAAAAACTTGAATTGGTGGGATATACAAATTGCGGCGGATGTCCGGGTGGCAATGTTGAATACGCACCCCAGGAAATGATAAAAAATGGAGCAGATGTCATTCATCTTGCGACGGGAATGGTTGTAGGTTACCCGCCATGCCCGCATTTGAGAAAATTTAAAGAGTTCATAGAAAGTTATTACAATATTCCTGTGGAGATTGGTACGCATCCTATTCCAATGAAATATTTAAAAGCGCACGAAAACTTATCCTTCTGGCAAGCTTCCAAAATGGATGAAATTGCCGGGCATTTGATTAGTGAATCCCCAGCCATTATGGAACAATATAACTAG
- a CDS encoding sulfotransferase family protein: MFKTRQKLRKILGTQGEPDPQLTRLPLFITGTMRSGTTLLVNKLSEHPQLFKIGDELNHIWTKIGGASCVGICEHKSEKEADNYYTYQMTNYFSQYIHNSKNIVRKLMRLYWYQRHNIGRINYDWDKIVPMNKSTHLMNKIGYVNGLFPGAKIILIIRDIYGQSSSQKFHFDEDFKTRQMYNFVPADTSGCWTRRQVKNVDDLNTDKVYPGNFSVIPAMWLRLNSLALDEINELPESQRLVISYEDLVQNQSVVLKKVFEFIGLNPHHEHVVEKICTQVMKFRNTTTAGNPLNKWKKLLTQKEVEQINEQITANRDVYDKIQQAIESAG; the protein is encoded by the coding sequence ATGTTTAAAACAAGACAAAAGCTCAGGAAAATATTAGGTACCCAGGGTGAACCCGATCCTCAATTAACCAGATTGCCGCTTTTTATTACAGGTACAATGAGAAGTGGTACAACTTTACTGGTTAACAAACTTTCAGAGCATCCACAATTGTTTAAAATTGGAGATGAACTAAATCATATATGGACAAAAATTGGTGGAGCAAGCTGTGTGGGGATATGCGAACATAAAAGTGAAAAGGAGGCGGATAATTATTACACATACCAAATGACTAACTATTTTAGCCAATATATTCATAATAGTAAAAATATCGTACGAAAATTAATGCGGTTATATTGGTATCAAAGACATAATATTGGCCGTATAAACTATGATTGGGATAAGATCGTTCCAATGAATAAGTCTACCCATTTGATGAATAAAATTGGGTATGTGAATGGTTTGTTTCCCGGAGCAAAAATAATACTTATTATTCGGGATATTTACGGACAGTCTTCCAGCCAAAAATTCCATTTTGACGAGGATTTTAAAACACGACAAATGTATAATTTTGTACCAGCTGATACCTCAGGGTGCTGGACCCGACGCCAGGTTAAAAATGTTGATGATCTGAATACAGATAAGGTTTATCCAGGAAACTTTAGTGTAATACCTGCAATGTGGTTACGTTTGAACAGTCTTGCACTTGATGAAATTAATGAATTGCCAGAATCTCAACGTTTGGTAATTTCTTACGAAGATTTGGTGCAAAATCAAAGCGTTGTGTTAAAGAAGGTTTTTGAATTTATTGGTTTAAATCCGCATCACGAACACGTGGTTGAAAAAATATGTACCCAGGTAATGAAATTCAGAAATACAACAACAGCAGGGAATCCTTTGAATAAATGGAAAAAACTACTCACACAAAAGGAGGTAGAGCAAATTAATGAACAAATTACTGCAAACCGGGATGTATATGACAAAATTCAGCAAGCAATAGAATCTGCCGGGTAA
- a CDS encoding sugar phosphate nucleotidyltransferase, translated as MNQSHPKVSDLSIELSSSMLAAIKQMDTVKTKLLIVLKKSKYHSMLSIGDIQRALIKGKPIQTNIADILRPRHKVNVAHEHDSFDEIKNLIIEKKVEFMPVINDAGDIIKIHFGDEITGLSKGTTSQKIDCPVVIMAGGKGTRLKPLTNVIPKALVPVGEKPIIEKIIDRFSKVGVKDVYLTVNYKYELIEQYFNSLEPGPYNVNYIIEDDFFGTAGSLFYLKDKINETFFVSNCDILIDQDYTEIFEYHKTNKNELTIVGGLKHYPIPYGTLRTAENGLLTEIQEKPELTFMVNTGMYVLEPHLLQEIPEKKFFHITELIEKVRSQNRKVGVFPVSEKSWVDIGQWNDYIRGLDNLAE; from the coding sequence ATGAATCAATCGCATCCAAAAGTTTCTGATTTATCAATAGAGCTATCAAGTTCCATGTTGGCTGCCATAAAACAAATGGATACAGTTAAAACCAAACTTTTAATTGTATTAAAGAAATCAAAATATCATAGTATGTTGAGTATTGGTGATATTCAGCGAGCACTTATAAAAGGAAAACCAATACAGACCAATATCGCGGATATTCTTAGGCCGAGGCATAAGGTTAATGTTGCGCATGAACATGATAGTTTCGACGAAATAAAAAACCTCATTATTGAGAAAAAAGTGGAATTTATGCCGGTGATAAATGATGCTGGCGATATTATAAAAATTCATTTTGGAGATGAAATTACTGGTCTTAGCAAAGGAACCACATCACAGAAAATCGATTGTCCAGTTGTAATTATGGCGGGAGGGAAAGGAACCAGGTTAAAACCATTAACAAATGTGATCCCTAAAGCTTTGGTTCCTGTAGGAGAAAAACCAATTATTGAGAAAATAATCGATCGGTTTAGTAAAGTGGGGGTGAAAGATGTTTATTTAACAGTTAACTATAAATATGAGCTTATAGAGCAATATTTTAACAGTTTAGAGCCAGGTCCGTATAATGTGAATTATATTATTGAAGATGATTTTTTTGGTACAGCAGGAAGTCTTTTTTATTTAAAAGATAAAATTAATGAAACATTTTTTGTTTCAAACTGCGATATACTTATTGATCAGGATTATACCGAGATTTTTGAATATCATAAAACCAATAAAAACGAGTTAACCATTGTAGGTGGATTAAAGCATTATCCTATCCCTTATGGAACACTCAGAACCGCTGAAAACGGATTACTTACAGAAATTCAGGAGAAGCCTGAGCTAACATTCATGGTTAATACAGGCATGTATGTACTAGAGCCCCATCTATTACAGGAGATACCGGAAAAAAAGTTTTTTCATATTACAGAACTTATTGAAAAGGTTAGAAGCCAGAATAGAAAAGTTGGTGTTTTTCCGGTTAGTGAAAAGTCATGGGTGGATATAGGTCAATGGAACGATTACATAAGAGGATTGGATAATCTTGCCGAATAA